The following are encoded together in the Flavobacterium haoranii genome:
- a CDS encoding aldose 1-epimerase family protein, with translation MLQTISNHILSATINSKGAELVQLSKNNQDYIWEIDEKYWNKTSPILFPIVGRLKSDEYHNNEGTFKLPRHGFARDYEFEIIEKTENKVVFQLISNATTFINYPYHFQLKLSYEIIENQITLTYETKNLSQYQMPYSIGAHPAFKIENIKDYSLEFPNDNELTFHSLENELYSKKTNTISLDQNKLPLNYNHFKVDALVLKEFHSNEFSLLKNNNLYLKFKLTNFPHLGIWTKENAPFICIEPWNGYADNFDTNGNIFNKSGITILNPNEIKENKIEITL, from the coding sequence ATGTTACAAACAATTTCAAATCACATCTTATCAGCAACTATTAATTCAAAAGGAGCTGAACTTGTTCAACTTTCTAAAAATAATCAAGATTACATTTGGGAAATTGACGAAAAATATTGGAACAAAACTTCTCCTATTTTGTTTCCAATTGTAGGACGTTTAAAAAGTGATGAATACCATAATAATGAAGGTACATTCAAATTACCTAGACATGGTTTTGCACGCGATTACGAATTTGAAATAATAGAAAAAACTGAAAATAAAGTTGTATTCCAGTTGATATCTAATGCAACGACTTTTATTAATTACCCTTACCATTTTCAGTTAAAATTGAGTTATGAAATTATTGAAAATCAAATTACATTAACTTACGAAACAAAAAATTTATCTCAATACCAAATGCCATATTCAATTGGAGCGCATCCCGCTTTTAAAATTGAGAATATTAAAGATTATAGTTTAGAGTTTCCAAATGATAATGAACTTACTTTTCATTCTTTAGAAAATGAATTGTATAGTAAAAAAACAAATACTATTAGTTTAGACCAAAATAAATTACCACTCAATTACAATCATTTTAAAGTGGATGCTTTGGTTTTAAAAGAATTTCATTCTAATGAGTTTAGTCTGTTGAAAAATAATAATCTTTATTTAAAATTCAAATTAACTAATTTTCCTCATTTAGGAATTTGGACAAAAGAAAATGCTCCTTTTATTTGTATTGAACCTTGGAATGGTTATGCTGATAATTTTGATACAAATGGAAACATTTTTAATAAAAGTGGAATTACTATTTTAAATCCGAATGAAATAAAAGAAAATAAAATAGAAATTACTTTATAA
- a CDS encoding protein-L-isoaspartate(D-aspartate) O-methyltransferase, which produces MLKDTSKHQGLRNKLVTQLEEKGITDKNVLEAIRNIPRHQFLESSFEDFAYQDKAFPIAAGQTISQPYTVAFQSQLLEVKKGDKILEIGTGSGYQCAVLCLMGAQVFSIERQNELFKKTSLLLPKMGIRPKKLIFGDGYKGLETEAPFDSIIVTAGAPFIPQPLMAQLKIGGKLVIPLGEEHQIMTMLVRKNETQFEKHEYGEFRFVPLLENKN; this is translated from the coding sequence ATGTTAAAAGATACTTCAAAACATCAAGGGCTTCGAAATAAACTGGTTACACAACTAGAAGAGAAAGGTATTACCGATAAAAATGTGTTAGAAGCGATTCGAAATATTCCGAGACATCAGTTTTTAGAATCGAGTTTTGAAGATTTTGCTTACCAAGATAAAGCTTTCCCTATTGCAGCAGGGCAAACTATTTCTCAACCTTATACTGTTGCGTTTCAAAGTCAGCTTTTAGAAGTAAAAAAAGGCGACAAAATTCTGGAAATAGGAACAGGAAGTGGCTACCAATGTGCCGTTTTATGCTTAATGGGTGCGCAAGTTTTTTCGATTGAAAGACAAAATGAATTATTCAAAAAAACGTCTTTGTTATTACCTAAAATGGGAATTAGACCAAAAAAACTAATTTTTGGTGACGGTTATAAAGGTTTAGAAACAGAAGCACCTTTTGATAGTATTATTGTAACCGCAGGAGCGCCATTTATTCCGCAACCATTAATGGCACAATTAAAAATTGGTGGAAAATTAGTAATTCCTTTAGGTGAAGAGCATCAAATTATGACAATGTTGGTACGAAAAAATGAAACACAATTCGAAAAACACGAATATGGTGAATTTCGTTTTGTACCGTTACTAGAAAATAAAAATTAA
- a CDS encoding exonuclease domain-containing protein codes for MYAILDIETTGGQYNEEGITEIAIYKFDGHEVVDQFISLVNPEKPIQPFVVKLTGINSAMLRSAPKFYEVAKRIIEITEGCVVVAHNASFDYRVIRTEFKRLGYDYNKPTLCTVELAKKLIPEQKSYSLGKLVRGLGIPIADRHRASGDAMATVKLFKLLLSKDKEKEIVKSFVKTEVKSGMSPKLLDIVENLPSKTGIYYIHNEEGDVIYIGKSKNIKKRVNQHFTGSSNKSKKIQRDVYAVTYEETGSELIALLKESEEIKINKPIYNRAQRRTIFQWALYQEKTEKGYLALKVQKADGRKKEITSFSTQAEGKAFLFKVTEKYNLCQKINGLYDTKKSCFQYDIKQCYGACIDKEQPELYNIRVNEYIKENSFQNNNMVIVDKGRTIEEKSAILVENGIYKGYCFYDLNYQITNIDILKNLIIPMQHNRDIKTIIQSYMKKHKVKVVSF; via the coding sequence TTGTACGCAATACTCGACATAGAAACAACTGGTGGTCAATACAACGAGGAAGGTATTACCGAAATTGCTATTTATAAATTCGATGGTCACGAAGTAGTAGATCAGTTTATTAGTTTAGTAAATCCTGAAAAACCTATCCAACCATTTGTGGTTAAACTTACTGGCATAAATAGTGCTATGCTGCGTAGTGCGCCAAAGTTTTATGAAGTTGCCAAAAGAATTATCGAAATTACAGAAGGTTGTGTAGTGGTAGCTCATAATGCTTCTTTCGATTACCGAGTTATTAGAACTGAATTTAAACGTTTGGGTTACGATTACAATAAACCAACACTTTGTACCGTTGAATTAGCTAAAAAACTAATTCCGGAACAAAAATCATATAGTTTAGGAAAATTAGTTCGCGGACTTGGAATTCCTATTGCCGATAGACACCGCGCAAGTGGTGATGCTATGGCAACAGTGAAATTATTCAAATTACTACTTTCAAAAGACAAAGAAAAAGAAATTGTAAAAAGCTTTGTTAAGACTGAAGTAAAGTCAGGAATGTCTCCAAAATTATTAGATATTGTCGAAAATCTACCTTCAAAAACTGGTATTTACTATATTCATAATGAAGAAGGAGATGTAATCTATATTGGTAAAAGTAAGAATATAAAAAAACGTGTAAATCAACATTTTACAGGTTCTTCAAATAAAAGTAAAAAAATACAACGCGATGTATATGCGGTTACCTATGAAGAAACAGGTAGCGAGTTAATTGCTCTTTTAAAAGAAAGCGAAGAAATAAAAATTAATAAACCTATTTACAACCGTGCGCAAAGAAGAACTATTTTTCAATGGGCATTGTATCAGGAAAAAACAGAAAAAGGATATCTAGCTTTAAAAGTTCAAAAAGCAGATGGTCGTAAAAAAGAAATTACTTCGTTTTCAACTCAAGCTGAAGGAAAAGCTTTTCTTTTCAAAGTAACCGAAAAGTATAATTTATGCCAAAAAATTAACGGTTTGTACGATACTAAAAAAAGTTGCTTTCAATATGACATTAAACAATGTTATGGCGCTTGTATCGATAAAGAACAACCCGAATTATACAATATTCGTGTGAATGAATATATAAAAGAAAATTCGTTTCAAAATAATAACATGGTAATTGTAGATAAAGGCAGAACTATCGAAGAAAAAAGTGCTATTTTAGTTGAAAATGGAATTTACAAAGGTTATTGCTTTTACGATTTAAATTATCAAATTACCAATATTGATATTTTAAAAAATCTAATCATTCCTATGCAACATAACCGAGATATTAAAACCATTATTCAAAGCTACATGAAGAAACATAAAGTGAAGGTTGTTTCATTTTAA
- a CDS encoding Gfo/Idh/MocA family protein, translating to MLKVGVLGAGHLGKIHLRLLNQSSKYELVGFYDPFEENATKVSNEFGYKKFDTIAELIAAVDVVDIVTPTLSHFDCAVEAIKAGKHIFIEKPISNTVAEAEKIIALAKEYGVKGQVGHVERFNPAFTAVKDKIENPMFIETHRLAEFNPRGTDVPVVLDLMIHDIDAILSVVKSKVKSVNASGVAVISDSPDIANARIEFENGCVANVTSSRISMKNMRKSRFFQKDAYISVDYLDKICEVVKMKDAPEVPGDFDMILQNAEGLKKQIYFDNPQVSANNAILDELETFADAINNNSTPIVTLQDGTEALRVAYMIIESMEKK from the coding sequence ATGTTAAAAGTTGGCGTACTAGGTGCAGGCCACTTAGGAAAAATACACTTAAGATTATTAAATCAATCTTCAAAATATGAATTAGTAGGGTTTTACGATCCTTTTGAAGAAAATGCTACTAAAGTTTCTAACGAATTTGGTTATAAAAAATTTGATACCATTGCTGAATTAATAGCTGCTGTAGATGTTGTAGATATTGTAACACCTACTCTATCTCACTTTGATTGTGCAGTTGAAGCTATTAAAGCAGGAAAACACATCTTTATTGAAAAACCTATTTCTAATACAGTTGCTGAAGCCGAAAAAATTATTGCTCTAGCAAAAGAATATGGTGTAAAAGGACAAGTGGGACATGTAGAACGTTTTAATCCTGCGTTTACAGCAGTTAAAGATAAAATTGAAAACCCAATGTTTATTGAAACGCATCGCTTAGCTGAATTTAATCCTCGAGGTACTGATGTTCCAGTAGTTTTAGACTTAATGATTCACGATATTGATGCTATTTTAAGTGTTGTGAAATCGAAAGTAAAATCGGTTAACGCTAGTGGCGTTGCTGTAATTTCAGATTCTCCAGATATTGCAAATGCACGTATCGAATTTGAAAATGGTTGTGTTGCCAATGTAACTTCAAGCCGAATTTCAATGAAAAATATGCGTAAATCGCGTTTCTTTCAAAAAGATGCTTACATTTCAGTTGATTACTTAGACAAAATTTGTGAAGTGGTTAAAATGAAAGATGCTCCAGAAGTTCCAGGAGATTTCGATATGATTCTTCAAAATGCGGAAGGTTTAAAAAAACAAATCTATTTCGATAATCCGCAAGTAAGTGCTAACAATGCTATTTTAGATGAATTGGAAACATTCGCTGATGCTATCAATAATAATAGCACTCCAATTGTTACGTTACAAGATGGAACGGAAGCATTGCGTGTCGCTTACATGATTATTGAATCAATGGAGAAAAAATAA
- a CDS encoding glycine zipper family protein translates to MKNLGVLLVAVLSFISCKNTDKSSDELAKEATIDSIKMEMEKQRIIDSVQRAEQEKVVYVNQNTTTTTERKGWSNTAKGAVIGAGVGAATGPIVSKKKGEGAIIGGLAGAGIGAGTGAIIDGKKK, encoded by the coding sequence ATGAAAAATTTAGGTGTATTATTAGTTGCTGTTTTATCGTTTATTTCGTGTAAAAATACAGATAAGTCGTCTGACGAATTAGCTAAAGAAGCTACAATAGATTCTATTAAAATGGAAATGGAAAAGCAAAGAATAATAGATTCAGTACAAAGAGCAGAACAAGAAAAGGTAGTTTATGTGAATCAAAATACAACAACCACAACAGAAAGAAAAGGTTGGAGTAATACGGCAAAAGGAGCAGTTATTGGGGCAGGTGTTGGAGCAGCAACTGGACCTATTGTAAGTAAAAAGAAAGGAGAAGGAGCTATAATTGGAGGTTTAGCTGGAGCAGGAATCGGAGCCGGTACAGGAGCAATTATAGACGGTAAAAAAAAATAA
- a CDS encoding helix-turn-helix domain-containing protein: MMKNLLKSSRENMGFSTRKLAELADIDQALISKFENGYRIPTKKQIQTLAQLLEIDLKQLLVAWYKVKLDHNFDLNPFAIQAITEILQEKGIEVGNSSKEKEITSILDELEILKQKLTNLR, encoded by the coding sequence ATGATGAAAAATTTGCTTAAAAGTAGTCGCGAAAACATGGGATTTTCAACCAGAAAATTAGCTGAACTAGCTGATATTGACCAAGCTTTGATTAGCAAATTTGAAAACGGTTATCGAATTCCAACCAAAAAACAGATCCAAACTCTTGCACAACTATTAGAAATCGACTTAAAGCAATTATTAGTAGCTTGGTACAAAGTAAAACTCGATCATAATTTCGATTTGAATCCGTTTGCTATTCAAGCAATTACTGAAATTCTTCAAGAAAAAGGAATTGAAGTAGGAAACTCTTCAAAAGAAAAAGAAATTACCTCAATATTAGATGAACTTGAAATTCTAAAACAAAAATTAACAAATCTTAGATAA
- the smpB gene encoding SsrA-binding protein SmpB yields the protein MQKQVNILNKRARFDYEILDKYTAGIVLTGTEIKSIRLGKASIAESFCEFNNGELFVINSNIEEYLFGTHYNHKAKSERKLLLNKKELRKLEKDSENKGLTIVPLRLFTNEKGLAKLEIALCRGKKNYDKRETMKDRDTKRDLDRIKKSF from the coding sequence ATGCAAAAACAAGTTAACATATTAAATAAAAGAGCTCGATTCGATTACGAAATTCTAGATAAATATACTGCTGGTATAGTTTTAACCGGAACAGAAATTAAATCGATTCGATTAGGTAAAGCTTCAATTGCTGAAAGTTTTTGTGAATTCAACAATGGCGAATTATTTGTAATCAATTCTAATATAGAAGAATACCTTTTTGGAACACACTATAATCACAAAGCTAAAAGTGAACGAAAACTACTTTTAAATAAAAAGGAACTTCGTAAACTAGAAAAAGATTCTGAAAATAAAGGTTTAACTATCGTTCCATTACGTTTATTTACAAACGAAAAAGGTTTAGCTAAACTCGAAATTGCTCTTTGCCGTGGTAAGAAAAATTATGACAAGCGCGAAACTATGAAAGATCGTGATACTAAACGCGATTTGGATCGCATTAAAAAGAGTTTCTAA
- a CDS encoding GNAT family N-acetyltransferase — translation MLQLNFNPFPNLESERLSFRKLNNEDAPEILKLRGNAEIMKYIPRPLATTLQEALEHIKIINNKIDENVDINWAITERENDKCIGIIGFYRTQPENFRTELGYMIMPEYWGKGYITEAVKRLLHFAFENLNFHSIEAVIDSRHIASEKVLIKSGFRKEAHFVEDFFYNNEFCDTVKYGILKREFIK, via the coding sequence ATGCTACAGCTCAATTTTAATCCGTTTCCTAATTTAGAATCTGAAAGACTAAGTTTCCGAAAATTAAATAATGAAGATGCTCCAGAAATTCTAAAACTAAGAGGAAATGCAGAAATCATGAAATATATTCCGCGTCCTTTGGCAACAACTTTACAAGAAGCTTTGGAGCACATAAAAATCATCAACAACAAAATTGATGAAAATGTCGATATCAATTGGGCTATTACTGAAAGAGAAAACGACAAGTGCATTGGAATTATAGGTTTTTACAGGACGCAACCCGAAAATTTCAGAACAGAATTAGGCTATATGATAATGCCCGAATATTGGGGAAAAGGTTATATAACAGAAGCCGTAAAAAGGCTTTTACACTTTGCTTTTGAAAACCTAAATTTTCATTCAATTGAAGCTGTAATTGATTCTAGACATATAGCTTCTGAAAAAGTTTTAATTAAAAGTGGTTTCCGAAAAGAAGCTCATTTTGTAGAAGATTTCTTCTATAACAATGAATTTTGTGATACTGTAAAATATGGCATTTTAAAAAGAGAATTTATTAAATAA
- a CDS encoding OmpW/AlkL family protein, which yields MLLTVLSVLALNAMAQEKEDVKVNDFKKWQVRLRGVGVVPTESATIGVIGGDVNISNSFIPELDFTYFFTEHIAAELILGTTKHDVQAVETAAGNVDLGSVWLLPPTLTAQYHFYATNDKVLKPYIGAGVNYTIFYNSKSGAVADVKYDNALGYAAQVGFDLMLNDKFFINVDAKRLFLNTDVTVDASNLAPGLSIPSDVDIDPWLFGMGIGMKF from the coding sequence ATATTATTAACCGTTTTATCGGTATTAGCATTAAATGCTATGGCGCAAGAAAAAGAAGATGTAAAAGTTAACGATTTTAAAAAATGGCAAGTTCGCTTAAGAGGTGTTGGAGTTGTGCCAACTGAGAGCGCTACAATTGGTGTTATTGGTGGAGATGTAAATATTTCTAATTCATTTATTCCAGAATTAGACTTTACTTACTTTTTTACTGAGCACATTGCTGCTGAATTAATTTTAGGTACTACAAAACACGATGTACAAGCTGTAGAAACTGCTGCTGGTAATGTAGATTTGGGAAGTGTTTGGTTATTACCTCCAACATTAACAGCTCAATACCACTTTTATGCTACAAATGATAAAGTATTAAAACCTTATATAGGAGCTGGTGTTAACTATACTATTTTTTATAATTCAAAATCAGGTGCAGTTGCTGATGTAAAATATGATAATGCATTAGGTTATGCAGCTCAAGTAGGTTTCGATTTAATGCTTAATGATAAATTTTTCATAAACGTAGACGCAAAACGTTTGTTTTTGAATACAGATGTTACTGTTGATGCTTCTAACCTTGCACCAGGATTAAGTATTCCTTCGGATGTAGATATTGATCCATGGTTATTTGGTATGGGAATTGGTATGAAATTTTAA
- a CDS encoding YggS family pyridoxal phosphate-dependent enzyme: MSSIQQNLNKIKSSLPEQVTLVAVSKTKPNADLMEAYNAGQRIFGENYVQELVEKHDQLPNDIEWHFIGHLQSRKAKLIAPFVSLIHGVDSLKLLQEINKQAAKNNRVIDCLLQVHIADEETKFGLDEKELEEILKQFLDSARSDNNEFKNVRIVGLMGMATFTEDQNQVKKEFQYLKSLFDKFKRHFDSAQCDNIKLNTLSMGMSGDYELAISCGSTMVRIGSSIFGSRN, from the coding sequence ATGTCTTCAATCCAACAAAACCTAAATAAAATAAAATCTTCATTACCAGAACAAGTTACATTGGTGGCAGTTTCTAAAACAAAACCCAATGCCGACTTAATGGAAGCTTACAATGCTGGTCAACGTATTTTTGGAGAAAATTATGTACAAGAATTAGTCGAAAAACACGACCAACTTCCCAATGATATTGAATGGCATTTTATAGGACATTTACAATCGCGTAAAGCCAAATTGATTGCACCTTTTGTAAGTTTAATTCATGGCGTTGATAGTTTGAAATTATTGCAAGAAATCAACAAACAAGCGGCTAAAAACAATCGAGTAATCGATTGTTTACTTCAAGTTCATATTGCCGATGAAGAAACGAAGTTTGGTTTAGATGAAAAGGAATTGGAAGAGATACTTAAACAATTTCTCGACTCCGCTCGAAGTGACAATAATGAATTTAAAAATGTTCGTATTGTTGGTTTAATGGGAATGGCTACATTTACAGAAGATCAAAATCAAGTGAAAAAGGAATTTCAATATTTAAAGTCACTTTTCGATAAATTTAAAAGACACTTCGACTCCGCTCAGTGTGACAATATAAAATTAAATACACTTTCAATGGGCATGAGTGGCGATTATGAACTAGCAATTTCATGCGGAAGTACAATGGTTCGAATTGGAAGTAGTATATTTGGAAGCAGAAATTGA
- a CDS encoding DUF4199 domain-containing protein, translated as MKNIILRNGIFGGIAVSLVMAGMTMYMKNNPTNEPSEIVGFASMILAFSFLFLGIKQQREAQNGIITFGKAFLTGLKIALLISTIYVLVWLVIYYNFFPNFMEQYSEMVLNKMAKTATPEEIASKTEEMNMMKEWYKNPAFIILLTYAEILPLGIIFSLIGGLIFKKK; from the coding sequence ATGAAAAATATTATACTACGAAATGGAATTTTTGGAGGTATTGCAGTTTCTCTAGTAATGGCTGGAATGACGATGTACATGAAAAATAATCCAACAAATGAACCTAGTGAAATTGTAGGTTTTGCAAGTATGATTCTTGCTTTCTCATTTTTATTTTTAGGAATTAAACAACAACGTGAAGCACAAAATGGAATAATCACATTTGGAAAAGCATTTCTAACAGGATTAAAAATTGCTTTATTAATTTCAACTATTTATGTTTTAGTTTGGCTTGTTATCTATTATAACTTTTTTCCAAATTTTATGGAACAATACAGCGAGATGGTCCTAAATAAAATGGCAAAAACAGCTACTCCTGAAGAAATAGCTAGCAAAACTGAAGAAATGAATATGATGAAAGAATGGTATAAAAATCCAGCTTTTATAATTCTTTTAACTTATGCTGAAATACTTCCATTAGGAATTATTTTTTCATTAATTGGTGGATTGATTTTTAAGAAAAAATAA
- a CDS encoding 3-hydroxyacyl-CoA dehydrogenase family protein encodes MNTIAVIGAGTMGNGIAHTFAQSGFTVKLIDISEAAIERGMNTIAANLDRMVAKGSISEEDKMKTIGNTITYTDVKDGVVGCDLVVEAATENVDLKLKIFKQLSEICDHNTILATNTSSISITQIAAAVVHPERVIGMHFMNPVPIMKLVEIIRGYNTSNEVTKIIMDLSIKLGKVPTEVNDYPGFVANRILMPMINEAIETLYNGVGGVAEIDTVMKLGMAHPMGPLQLADFIGLDVCLSILNVMYNGFKNPKYAPCPLLVNMVMAGKLGVKSGEGFYDYSESKKAEKIAKQFLK; translated from the coding sequence ATGAATACAATCGCAGTTATAGGTGCAGGAACAATGGGTAATGGAATTGCTCACACATTTGCACAATCAGGATTTACAGTAAAATTAATTGATATTTCGGAAGCCGCTATTGAAAGAGGTATGAATACAATTGCTGCCAACTTAGATAGAATGGTTGCAAAAGGTAGTATTTCTGAAGAAGATAAAATGAAAACTATCGGAAACACCATTACTTATACTGATGTTAAAGATGGTGTTGTAGGTTGCGATTTAGTTGTTGAAGCTGCAACAGAAAATGTAGATTTAAAACTTAAAATTTTCAAACAATTAAGTGAAATTTGCGATCATAATACTATTTTAGCAACTAATACTTCTTCAATTTCTATTACACAAATTGCAGCAGCTGTAGTTCATCCAGAACGTGTAATTGGTATGCATTTTATGAATCCGGTGCCAATTATGAAATTGGTTGAAATTATTCGTGGGTATAATACTTCAAATGAAGTAACAAAAATTATCATGGATTTATCTATTAAATTAGGAAAAGTTCCAACAGAGGTTAATGATTATCCAGGATTCGTAGCTAACAGAATTTTAATGCCAATGATTAACGAAGCAATCGAAACTTTGTACAACGGAGTTGGTGGTGTTGCTGAAATTGATACTGTTATGAAACTTGGAATGGCGCACCCAATGGGACCATTACAATTAGCAGATTTCATTGGACTTGACGTTTGTTTATCTATTTTAAACGTAATGTACAACGGATTTAAAAATCCTAAATATGCTCCTTGTCCGTTATTAGTTAATATGGTAATGGCAGGAAAATTAGGAGTGAAATCTGGTGAAGGTTTCTATGATTATTCAGAAAGTAAAAAAGCGGAAAAAATTGCAAAGCAATTTTTAAAGTAA
- a CDS encoding DUF1015 domain-containing protein yields MAKIIPFKAVRPAEDKVSLVTCRNYDDYSQAELAAWLNFNPYSFLHVINPAYVHSQKISWDKRFKGVALKFQDFKRDSIFVTEEKPIFYLYEIKTKTNSFTGILAGTSVQDYKDNHIKKHEDTLQYRVELFKEYLHQTRFNTEPVLITYPDSIELNTWISLKKKNKPLYCFSTTTREKHTLWKIDTENEIEWLKEHFDAIPDLYIADGHHRSASADLLHDEDKHLGNPNLDHFLSFLIAESNVKIYEFNRVIRDLNQHSVEDFLKLLEEHFIIVSKQQELWKPTEKGEFGMYLNGSFYALFFKKSNQETSILENLDAQILYDYVLHPILGIDDLRNDERIDYIPGKQSITIIKEIIDEGAFEIGFTLFPIDVNEIKSIADANLIMPPKSTYIEPKFRSGLVVYEL; encoded by the coding sequence ATGGCTAAAATTATTCCTTTTAAAGCAGTTCGTCCTGCAGAAGACAAAGTTTCATTAGTAACTTGTAGAAATTATGACGATTATAGTCAAGCAGAATTAGCCGCTTGGTTAAATTTTAATCCGTATTCATTTTTACATGTTATTAATCCTGCTTATGTTCATTCTCAAAAAATAAGTTGGGACAAACGTTTTAAAGGAGTAGCCTTAAAATTTCAAGATTTTAAACGAGATAGTATTTTCGTTACAGAAGAAAAACCTATTTTTTATTTGTACGAAATTAAAACTAAAACCAACAGTTTTACTGGAATTTTAGCAGGAACTTCGGTTCAAGATTACAAAGACAATCACATTAAAAAGCACGAAGACACTCTTCAATATCGAGTAGAATTATTTAAAGAATATTTACACCAAACACGTTTTAATACTGAACCTGTTTTAATAACTTATCCCGATAGTATTGAACTTAACACGTGGATTTCTTTAAAAAAGAAAAACAAACCGCTATACTGCTTTTCTACTACAACTAGAGAAAAACACACGCTTTGGAAAATTGATACCGAGAATGAAATTGAATGGTTAAAAGAACACTTCGATGCTATTCCCGATTTATATATTGCTGATGGACATCACCGTTCTGCTTCGGCTGATTTACTTCATGATGAAGACAAACATTTAGGAAATCCAAATTTAGACCATTTCTTGAGTTTTCTAATTGCCGAAAGTAATGTTAAAATCTATGAATTCAACCGAGTAATTCGCGATTTAAATCAACATTCTGTAGAAGATTTTTTAAAACTTTTAGAAGAGCATTTCATAATTGTTTCAAAGCAACAAGAACTTTGGAAACCAACTGAAAAAGGAGAATTTGGTATGTATTTAAATGGAAGTTTTTATGCTTTATTCTTCAAAAAGAGTAATCAAGAAACGTCGATTTTAGAAAATTTAGATGCGCAAATTTTATACGATTATGTTTTACATCCTATTTTAGGAATAGATGATTTAAGAAATGATGAAAGAATCGACTATATTCCTGGAAAACAATCAATTACCATAATAAAAGAAATTATAGACGAAGGAGCGTTTGAAATTGGTTTTACATTATTCCCAATTGATGTAAATGAAATTAAATCTATTGCTGATGCTAATTTAATTATGCCACCCAAATCAACATACATTGAACCTAAGTTTAGAAGTGGATTAGTGGTTTATGAACTTTAG